The proteins below are encoded in one region of Nitrososphaerota archaeon:
- a CDS encoding ATP-binding protein produces MANNKRNVLLVFCGLPGSGKSTVAKEVAKKLGNTVVAATDTFRFMIYEPKYTSEESKFIYDNAMSFAAKALERGYNVILDGTFLKEDYRQEALKRLGGLYDEGHVVFVKCDVREARARNIARENVVPDDSFDRMWSVLEPPVNAIIADTSNSAGEAVLAILGALTCIKTA; encoded by the coding sequence TTGGCAAATAACAAGCGCAACGTCTTACTGGTGTTCTGTGGACTGCCAGGGAGCGGGAAGAGTACTGTAGCGAAAGAAGTGGCCAAGAAGCTAGGGAACACGGTCGTCGCAGCGACAGATACCTTCAGATTCATGATCTATGAGCCAAAGTACACCTCCGAAGAGTCCAAGTTCATCTATGACAATGCGATGTCATTCGCCGCAAAGGCTCTTGAGAGGGGTTACAACGTAATTCTGGACGGGACTTTCCTCAAGGAGGATTACCGCCAAGAAGCTCTCAAGAGACTAGGTGGACTCTATGACGAGGGCCATGTGGTATTTGTCAAATGTGATGTTCGTGAGGCAAGGGCAAGAAACATCGCCAGGGAGAATGTAGTGCCTGATGACAGTTTTGACAGGATGTGGTCGGTCCTAGAACCACCTGTCAACGCCATCATAGCTGATACCTCTAACTCGGCAGGAGAAGCCGTCTTAGCCATACTGGGCGCACTCACCTGCATAAAGACGGCATAG
- a CDS encoding PEP/pyruvate-binding domain-containing protein: MANSVVFFDDRSVRRDARTLGGKGKNLMILTALGLNVPPGFVVPAAVFDDFISPIVSNIRATITCTDFSNRVSVTTASRRIKGYLSRIDIDRATQANIMSAAVKISGAKFAVRSSATAEDSKTNPFAGIAESVLNVDPSDIPINLKRVYSSLFSERALVYQNGRSIRSASMAVVVQKMVRVRAAGVMFTQNPISNDDNAVIESSFGLGDLVVRGRVTPDHFEVTYAGQILNRHIPRKTIELSNENTMVKIPKKIGVTSSISDDEVSELAKTSWTIKKYYGVDMDIEWAIDGNGMIYVLQARPLVI, encoded by the coding sequence TTGGCAAATAGTGTAGTATTCTTCGATGACCGCAGCGTCAGACGAGACGCCAGAACGCTCGGGGGGAAGGGTAAGAACCTGATGATACTCACTGCACTCGGGCTTAACGTGCCTCCAGGATTTGTAGTTCCTGCTGCTGTCTTTGATGATTTCATTAGCCCGATCGTATCAAACATACGAGCAACAATAACATGCACGGACTTCTCGAACCGTGTATCAGTCACTACGGCGAGCAGGCGTATCAAGGGGTACTTGTCCCGGATTGATATCGATAGAGCAACGCAAGCCAACATCATGTCGGCCGCCGTGAAGATATCTGGTGCAAAGTTTGCAGTGAGATCTAGTGCCACCGCCGAGGATAGTAAAACAAACCCATTTGCGGGCATCGCTGAAAGCGTCCTCAATGTCGACCCCTCTGACATACCTATCAACCTGAAGCGAGTATACTCGTCTCTATTCTCAGAAAGGGCGTTGGTCTACCAGAATGGCCGAAGCATCCGCAGCGCCAGTATGGCAGTGGTCGTCCAGAAAATGGTAAGAGTGAGAGCGGCCGGCGTCATGTTTACCCAAAACCCGATATCGAACGATGATAACGCAGTTATCGAGAGCTCGTTCGGTCTCGGCGACTTGGTAGTACGGGGAAGAGTAACGCCCGACCACTTCGAGGTTACATATGCTGGCCAGATCCTCAACAGGCACATACCTCGCAAGACCATCGAGCTTTCCAACGAGAACACGATGGTTAAGATACCAAAGAAGATTGGTGTTACGTCATCGATATCCGATGACGAGGTATCAGAGCTAGCCAAGACGAGCTGGACGATAAAGAAGTATTATGGCGTCGACATGGACATCGAGTGGGCTATAGACGGTAATGGCATGATTTACGTGCTTCAAGCAAGACCATTGGTGATATGA
- a CDS encoding HAD family hydrolase, with protein MNKTNYTYRLTPGGEKAIYNAANKASTPKALMLQPKFKLVGFDLDDTLIGGSTQPNVDTKLMATVLTVLKQNGVKTAVFSVNPRSTIYERLKVYGLLPLIDYPFFDGKGGKLRHLIERLGLAQKDVLFVGQDTYLDYLLMREHLKTLEIILLKDALTSGNIPQTDTHAAVVDRTLDVLLRRMFVM; from the coding sequence ATGAACAAGACAAACTACACCTACCGTCTTACTCCAGGGGGGGAAAAGGCCATCTACAACGCCGCCAACAAGGCATCAACACCAAAGGCCCTGATGCTCCAGCCGAAGTTCAAACTCGTCGGATTTGACCTCGATGATACATTAATCGGCGGAAGCACCCAGCCCAACGTAGACACCAAACTGATGGCAACTGTGCTCACTGTCCTGAAGCAAAACGGGGTCAAGACGGCCGTCTTCTCGGTTAACCCAAGGAGTACAATCTATGAGAGGCTAAAGGTATATGGCCTATTACCGCTCATTGATTATCCATTTTTCGATGGCAAGGGCGGGAAGCTGCGGCACCTCATAGAAAGACTGGGGCTAGCCCAGAAAGATGTACTCTTTGTTGGGCAGGACACCTATCTCGACTACCTGTTGATGCGAGAACATCTCAAGACCCTGGAAATAATCCTTCTGAAAGACGCACTCACATCAGGAAATATCCCGCAAACGGATACACATGCGGCAGTAGTTGACAGAACCCTCGACGTGCTGCTACGACGCATGTTCGTTATGTGA
- a CDS encoding type IA DNA topoisomerase: protein MKLVIVEKEKLAITMAAALGHFTTSIVRAGNSSVKVYNVDNYTILSLSGHITNYTTPARLSKWTDESITDILTDPKALVKEVKAPAYVAAIRQLASAASEIVISCDADSEGENIGLEVVDILRANHVSKPISRLWLTTTVPSDIRAAFSKLRKFDENMALSVEARRKLDAATGFAGTRILTLNYKSLFGDSVISFGRVQTATLRILVERENAIKGFASKKYWAVEAKVLNTIFHSAGKSFENKVKAQTLYDSVKGAKEFTCKGVVSKTSQMLPPTPMNTTALLKAGSGVLRYTPNEVLNIAEALYLDAAITYPRVDNQAYSPAFDHTANLQKLKSSNLSASIDYIMSKRTVLGKPQFTNGKANPDHEPLTPIAGLTSYKDARAMAVYDLVLRHYLSIFYPPAKFADIDIGGQISGQSFEADGRRLAEKGFYEVFYYQPKLRAIDDFIQGQVYPVEWVKLVEKTTDPPSRFTESSLIAEMERAGIGTKATRPSIIETIKNRNYVTRSPGGVLTPSDRGMKLIGLLAKAWPEYTSTEFTSRIEKEMEKVAQGQAKWTDVVDKERNTFLAAVNTLRSGKSNP, encoded by the coding sequence ATGAAGCTAGTAATCGTAGAAAAAGAGAAGCTTGCCATCACGATGGCTGCGGCCCTCGGCCACTTCACTACTTCGATCGTGCGGGCGGGGAACTCATCGGTAAAGGTCTACAACGTAGACAACTACACGATTCTTTCCCTGAGCGGTCACATCACCAACTACACCACACCAGCCAGGCTTTCTAAATGGACTGATGAGAGCATAACTGACATTCTTACCGATCCCAAGGCCCTCGTCAAGGAAGTAAAGGCACCTGCCTATGTGGCGGCGATCAGGCAACTGGCTAGTGCGGCATCAGAAATCGTGATTTCGTGTGATGCGGACTCCGAAGGAGAGAACATCGGCCTCGAAGTAGTCGATATTCTCAGGGCCAACCATGTCTCGAAGCCAATCAGCCGGCTCTGGCTGACGACCACAGTACCTTCCGACATCAGAGCTGCGTTCTCAAAGCTCCGGAAGTTTGATGAGAACATGGCACTTTCGGTCGAAGCAAGACGAAAACTGGACGCCGCAACCGGCTTTGCAGGGACAAGGATTCTGACCCTCAATTACAAGTCCCTCTTCGGCGACAGTGTAATAAGCTTCGGTCGAGTCCAAACAGCAACTCTGAGGATCCTGGTAGAGCGTGAGAACGCAATAAAGGGGTTCGCCAGCAAGAAGTATTGGGCAGTAGAAGCAAAAGTCCTCAACACCATCTTCCACAGCGCCGGGAAATCGTTTGAAAACAAGGTCAAAGCCCAAACACTTTACGATTCCGTGAAAGGAGCAAAGGAGTTCACATGCAAAGGCGTTGTCTCAAAGACATCCCAGATGCTACCGCCTACTCCCATGAACACTACCGCATTATTGAAGGCCGGTTCTGGTGTCCTTCGCTATACCCCTAACGAAGTTCTCAACATTGCCGAAGCACTCTACTTGGACGCAGCCATTACGTACCCAAGAGTCGACAACCAGGCTTATTCGCCGGCTTTCGACCATACTGCCAACCTTCAGAAGCTGAAATCAAGCAACCTGAGTGCTTCGATAGATTACATTATGTCGAAGAGGACCGTTCTGGGCAAGCCCCAATTCACAAACGGGAAGGCAAACCCCGACCACGAACCGCTAACGCCGATTGCGGGGCTCACGTCCTACAAGGACGCAAGGGCAATGGCGGTATACGACTTGGTACTCAGACACTACCTTAGCATCTTCTATCCTCCAGCGAAGTTCGCTGACATAGACATCGGCGGTCAAATCTCAGGTCAGAGTTTCGAAGCAGATGGGAGACGCCTCGCAGAAAAAGGATTCTATGAGGTGTTCTACTACCAGCCGAAGCTGAGAGCCATCGACGATTTCATCCAAGGCCAGGTATATCCTGTAGAGTGGGTGAAGCTAGTTGAGAAAACCACAGATCCTCCGTCAAGGTTCACCGAAAGCTCTCTCATAGCAGAAATGGAGAGGGCGGGCATAGGAACCAAGGCCACCAGACCTAGCATCATCGAGACGATCAAGAACAGAAACTACGTTACCCGTAGCCCTGGAGGCGTCCTCACACCATCAGACAGAGGCATGAAGCTGATTGGGCTTCTCGCCAAGGCATGGCCAGAGTATACATCAACAGAGTTCACCTCACGCATAGAAAAGGAGATGGAAAAAGTTGCACAGGGACAAGCAAAATGGACAGACGTCGTCGACAAGGAACGCAACACGTTCTTGGCGGCGGTCAACACGCTAAGGAGCGGGAAATCAAACCCATGA
- a CDS encoding dual specificity protein phosphatase family protein: MKMETQIADNLYLGDYNDAEKWLTNKLGRVICVMTQEPTPRVPERIWIPIMDIDCGSHAIDDTKCRDNTKSLEAVSNTISMLLASGELVLVHCALGRDRSPLAIAWYLHRENKTSLVDAYAAVKAKRPIICPHMDWVPSIEVDGRVHLVDDKSCHEGWCGGAYNYPKSCGRQGCDGLVHAEFGDEDSDCNYWLYTKCDKCGEPEAK; encoded by the coding sequence TTGAAAATGGAGACACAGATAGCTGACAACCTATACCTTGGCGACTATAACGATGCTGAGAAGTGGCTCACAAACAAACTCGGGAGGGTGATTTGTGTGATGACGCAAGAACCCACCCCGCGAGTACCAGAGCGAATATGGATACCAATAATGGACATTGACTGCGGGAGTCATGCCATCGACGACACAAAGTGCAGAGACAACACGAAGTCCCTCGAGGCAGTGTCCAACACCATCTCGATGCTACTGGCATCTGGAGAACTGGTCTTGGTGCACTGCGCATTGGGAAGGGACAGGAGCCCGCTTGCCATCGCATGGTATCTTCACAGGGAGAACAAGACATCACTCGTTGATGCGTATGCAGCAGTCAAGGCGAAGCGGCCAATCATCTGCCCGCACATGGATTGGGTCCCATCAATTGAAGTGGACGGTCGTGTGCATCTGGTAGATGACAAGAGCTGCCACGAAGGCTGGTGTGGTGGAGCGTACAACTATCCCAAATCGTGCGGCCGCCAGGGATGTGACGGACTAGTCCACGCAGAGTTTGGTGACGAAGACTCTGACTGCAACTACTGGCTCTACACGAAGTGCGACAAGTGCGGAGAACCTGAGGCGAAGTAA